One Candidatus Paracaedimonas acanthamoebae genomic window carries:
- the tuf gene encoding elongation factor Tu (EF-Tu; promotes GTP-dependent binding of aminoacyl-tRNA to the A-site of ribosomes during protein biosynthesis; when the tRNA anticodon matches the mRNA codon, GTP hydrolysis results; the inactive EF-Tu-GDP leaves the ribosome and release of GDP is promoted by elongation factor Ts; many prokaryotes have two copies of the gene encoding EF-Tu), giving the protein MVMPGDNIKLTAELIAPVAMDEGLRFAVREGGRTVGAGVVTKILA; this is encoded by the coding sequence AGATGGTTATGCCAGGGGATAACATTAAGCTTACAGCAGAGCTTATAGCGCCTGTTGCGATGGATGAAGGATTACGCTTTGCGGTTCGCGAAGGTGGTCGTACTGTTGGAGCGGGTGTCGTTACTAAAATACTCGCTTAA
- the secE gene encoding preprotein translocase subunit SecE encodes MAKASPLMFVRQVRQEIGKVTWPTRKETMVTVFMVIILSVLAALFFLAADGLIHFVVQLILG; translated from the coding sequence ATGGCAAAAGCAAGTCCACTAATGTTTGTACGTCAAGTGCGTCAAGAGATCGGTAAAGTTACTTGGCCAACTCGCAAAGAAACAATGGTTACCGTTTTTATGGTTATTATTCTTTCTGTATTAGCTGCTTTATTTTTCTTAGCAGCTGATGGGCTTATTCACTTTGTTGTCCAGCTTATTCTGGGGTAA
- the nusG gene encoding transcription termination/antitermination protein NusG — protein MSETLRWYVVHVYSGSEKKVAETIREQAQKKGLEDRISQVLVPTEEVIEIKKGEKISSERQFFPGYVLVQMALSDETWHLIKNTPKVTNFLGGKGKPTPISKFEVERLLNQVEERVGKPKHKLSFEIGEQVRVSDGPFSTFTGLVEEIDEEKERLKVSVSIFGRSTPVDLDFSQVEKI, from the coding sequence ATGTCAGAAACACTTCGTTGGTATGTGGTCCATGTTTACTCAGGATCAGAAAAAAAAGTTGCAGAAACAATTCGCGAGCAGGCTCAAAAAAAGGGGCTTGAAGATCGAATTTCTCAAGTTCTTGTTCCTACTGAAGAAGTTATTGAAATTAAAAAAGGCGAAAAAATTAGCTCAGAGCGGCAGTTTTTTCCAGGCTATGTTTTGGTGCAAATGGCACTTTCAGATGAAACATGGCATTTAATTAAAAATACGCCAAAAGTGACAAATTTTCTTGGAGGGAAAGGTAAGCCGACACCCATCAGTAAATTTGAAGTTGAGCGTCTTTTGAACCAAGTTGAAGAGAGAGTTGGTAAACCTAAGCATAAACTTAGTTTTGAAATTGGTGAGCAAGTTCGTGTTTCAGATGGACCTTTCTCAACATTTACAGGTCTTGTCGAAGAGATTGATGAGGAAAAAGAGCGCTTGAAAGTTTCTGTGAGTATTTTTGGACGTTCAACACCTGTAGATCTAGATTTTTCTCAGGTTGAAAAAATCTAG
- the rplK gene encoding 50S ribosomal protein L11, with the protein MAKKIEGYIKLQVPAGKANPSPPIGPALGQRGLNIMEFCKAFNAKTQELEPGMPIPVVITAYSDRSFSFVTKTPPVSYFLKKAAGLPKGSQTPGKGTVGKITKGQIKEIAQKKMVDLNATTVDAAMQMIVGSARSMGLEVVE; encoded by the coding sequence ATGGCAAAGAAAATAGAAGGATATATTAAACTGCAGGTTCCTGCAGGAAAAGCAAACCCATCCCCACCAATTGGTCCAGCTTTGGGTCAAAGGGGACTCAACATTATGGAATTTTGTAAAGCGTTTAATGCGAAGACGCAAGAACTTGAGCCTGGAATGCCAATTCCTGTGGTTATTACAGCCTACTCAGATCGTTCGTTTAGCTTTGTTACAAAAACACCACCCGTTAGTTATTTCTTGAAAAAAGCTGCAGGTCTCCCTAAGGGATCTCAGACACCAGGAAAAGGGACGGTTGGTAAAATAACAAAAGGCCAAATTAAAGAGATAGCTCAAAAGAAAATGGTTGATCTCAATGCAACTACAGTCGATGCTGCAATGCAGATGATTGTTGGTTCTGCGCGATCAATGGGGCTTGAGGTGGTGGAGTAA
- the rplA gene encoding 50S ribosomal protein L1, whose product MAKIGKRLKKAYENLDAMTAYSLDEAVKIIKTRAAAKFDETVEIALNLNIDTRKADQSLRGMIQLPNGTGKTLRVAVFAKDEKAKEALAAGADFVGADDLAEKIQKGEITFDRCIATPDMMLVVGKLGKVLGPKGLMPNPKLGTVTPNVAEAVKAAKGGQIEYRAEKAGIVHGGIGKVSFSEKALVENIQMFIDVINKARPSGIKGSYLKKISLSSTMGPSVRVDLTGFSN is encoded by the coding sequence ATGGCAAAAATTGGAAAAAGACTTAAGAAAGCCTACGAGAATTTAGATGCGATGACAGCTTATTCGCTTGATGAAGCTGTTAAAATTATTAAAACTCGTGCAGCGGCAAAATTTGATGAAACAGTCGAAATTGCTTTAAATTTAAATATTGATACGCGAAAAGCAGATCAAAGCTTGCGTGGCATGATTCAGCTTCCTAATGGGACGGGTAAAACGTTACGCGTGGCTGTGTTTGCTAAAGATGAAAAAGCTAAAGAAGCTTTAGCAGCTGGAGCTGACTTTGTTGGAGCTGATGATCTTGCTGAAAAAATTCAGAAAGGTGAAATTACCTTTGATCGTTGTATTGCAACGCCGGACATGATGCTTGTTGTTGGAAAGCTTGGAAAGGTTTTAGGGCCTAAAGGTCTTATGCCAAATCCTAAGCTTGGAACAGTAACGCCGAATGTTGCTGAAGCTGTAAAAGCTGCAAAAGGTGGCCAGATTGAATACCGTGCTGAGAAGGCAGGTATCGTTCATGGTGGCATTGGTAAGGTTAGTTTTTCTGAAAAAGCTTTAGTTGAAAACATCCAAATGTTTATTGATGTGATCAATAAAGCGCGCCCAAGTGGTATTAAGGGATCTTATTTAAAGAAGATTTCTTTAAGCTCAACAATGGGGCCTTCTGTGCGCGTTGACCTCACAGGTTTTTCAAATTAA
- the rplJ gene encoding 50S ribosomal protein L10: MEKREKELFIASMRSALDQAGLVVITRQVGLTVGESQTLRRQMYEAGAQFRVTKNTLTRLAVKGTSYEVLLDHFKGPTALAYSTDPIAAARVAVKFANDNQKLEIVCGAMGDKFLSKADVQALATLPSLDELRGKIIGILQAPAGKLARVIQAPAGQLARVVSAYSEKG; the protein is encoded by the coding sequence GTGGAAAAAAGAGAAAAAGAGCTCTTTATCGCTTCAATGCGATCCGCGCTTGATCAGGCTGGACTTGTTGTTATTACGCGACAGGTTGGGTTGACTGTTGGTGAATCACAAACTCTGCGTCGTCAGATGTATGAGGCAGGAGCCCAATTCAGAGTGACTAAAAACACTTTGACCCGTTTGGCTGTGAAGGGAACAAGCTATGAAGTATTGTTAGATCATTTTAAAGGTCCAACAGCTTTAGCTTATTCAACTGATCCAATCGCAGCTGCGCGTGTTGCTGTAAAGTTTGCCAATGATAATCAAAAGCTTGAAATTGTTTGTGGCGCGATGGGGGACAAATTCCTCAGTAAAGCAGATGTTCAAGCTCTTGCAACCTTGCCTTCTCTCGACGAATTGCGAGGCAAGATTATTGGTATACTACAAGCTCCCGCTGGAAAACTGGCTCGTGTTATTCAAGCGCCTGCAGGGCAACTTGCTCGCGTTGTGTCAGCTTACAGCGAAAAAGGCTGA
- the rplL gene encoding 50S ribosomal protein L7/L12, which yields MAEKLAKIVDDLSALSVLEAAELAKLLEEKWGVSAAAPVAVAAAAAAAPVEEQTEFTVMLVDGGAQKINVIKEVRTITGLGLVEAKNLVEGAPKAVKEGVSKDEAQKIKDVLEKAGAKVELK from the coding sequence ATGGCTGAAAAATTAGCAAAAATCGTAGATGATTTATCTGCGTTAAGTGTTCTTGAAGCTGCAGAGCTTGCGAAGCTTCTTGAAGAAAAATGGGGCGTTTCTGCTGCTGCGCCTGTAGCAGTTGCGGCTGCTGCGGCTGCTGCGCCTGTTGAAGAGCAAACTGAATTCACAGTAATGCTCGTAGATGGCGGTGCACAAAAAATTAACGTCATTAAGGAAGTTCGCACAATTACAGGTTTAGGTCTTGTTGAAGCAAAGAACCTTGTTGAAGGCGCTCCAAAAGCTGTTAAAGAAGGCGTGAGCAAGGACGAAGCTCAAAAAATTAAGGATGTACTTGAGAAGGCTGGCGCAAAGGTCGAACTTAAGTAG